TTGCGGGAGGCTCCGGTCTGGCCGATGACGTCGCCGGTCGTCGCGATGCCCAGGGCTTGGGCGTGGAGCCACAGATCCCGCGGTGTGGGGTCCTCCACGTCGAAGGGGCCCGAGCCGGAGTCCGGGGACTTCCATCGGTACAGCGGGTCCAGGATGCCGGCCGCGCGGAGTTCGTCACCGCGCTCACGGATCACGACGCCGCGGGTGACAGGATCCAGGTCACGCCACCACTGAGCGACGGCGCTGCGGTCCTTGGGCATGTTGGCGGCCTTACCGGCCTCTTCCAGGGACGGGTAGGGGTTTTCCTGGGGGTTCCGGTTGAAACCGTTGAAGGTGCCGTCCATGGGGTCGGAGTCGAGGACGGCGGCATCGAGGGCGAGGCGGATGCCGTCGTCGGCGTCGGTGAGCGCCTTGACCGCCTGGACGAGCTTTTCGGCCCACTCGTTCGCCCGGGTGCGGGCGCTCTGCTGGAAGTCGGTCGTGGACGTAGGCCGTGCGCTCGTCCTGGGCGAGCCGCCCCGTGTCGAAGGCGACCGCGCCCTGGTCGGAGACACGCATGCCCGCCTTGACGGCGTCGTCACGGATCGCCTTGAGCCGGTGACGCAGGTCGGTGAGCTGCGTGTGCGCGTCACGCAGGACACGTGCGACCGCCTTCGCCTCCTTCTGCGCTCCCTGGAGCTCCTTGAGTGTGATGGTGAACCTGGCGTTGGCGGCGTTCGCGCTCAGCCCGATCCATGACTCGCCGAGCGAGACGCCGTGGACGTCCTTCTCATACCGGCCCTCGAGCGTGTTGAACTTGGCGGCCATCTCCTCCCACTTGCCCGCAGCGGCGGTCAACGTGGACAGGTCGGTGCTCATGGCTTCGTGATAGGTCGGCATGACTCCCCTGAGGCCGGTCTACCGGCCCGTCAGATGCCTTGGATCCGCGACTGGCGGGCCAGTCGCGCGGCGATGTCGAGTTCGTTGTTCTGCATGCTGATGCCGGTCGCGCTGAGGGCCTGCTTCTCCGAGGACAGTCGCCCGAGCAGCATCTTGACCTGCTTCTCCCACGTCTCGTGGGCTCTCTTCAGCGCACCGGAGGTGTCCCAGCCGTGGCCGTCCTTCGCTCCGAACTCCTTGACCGCGGCATTCGTGGTCTCGGCCGCGTGCTTGCCGTCCCTCGTGACCCCCGGTTCCAGGTCGTCGTCGATCGCTTTCGCCGCCGCCTTCTTGGCCGCTGGGCTGGAGGCCAGGTCCGGCTTGCCGGCACCGCCGCCTCCCGCATTCGGCGCGACCTGGTTCAGCCGCATCGACGTAGACTGCCGGGCTGCCGCGTCCGCCTTGGTCTGCTCCCATTCGCCCCAAGCCATGCATCTCCCCCTGCCGGTTGTCTTTCACGCAACTTACGGAACGGGGCCGTGTACAAAAAGTCAGATCTGGTCGGCGAACGATGGAGTGGCCGAATTGCGCTTCGGCCGGTGGTTCGCATGGGGAGCGTGCGACCAGGTGCGGCCTGCGCTCATACGCATCAGCTACACGAGGGTCCTTCAGTTCCTCGACGGAGCGCCCACCCCGGGGTGTGCGCACGCTGAGCGGCCAGACGAGATGGCAGGAGGTCACGGAGAACCTGTGCCTTCCCAGCACCTCCGCCGCACGTCGCATCGCGACCTCGTAGGGAACAACGTCAGTCATGGAGCCAGGATGTGCTCACAGCCGCGTGGTACTCGGTTACACGAGGGAACTTGCCCATCAGAGCGTTCGGAGCGGCTACTCTGCGCAGCTTGTCCGGCTTGACAACGGTGAATCGGAGCTTGGACGCCGCCGATGACGACGCGGAATCACGACCCACTCGCCTTTGACGGAGGCTCGTGCACGCTGGAGCCGGCGGGGACGACGACGGGTCTGGCCTTCTCCGTGGCCGCCCCCGATTTCCTCGTACGGGTCGGCTTGGAGGACGACTCCGGGACCTCTGCGCGCCGCGGCTACTCGTCACCGAAGGCCGCGGCAACCACTGCGGAGCCCCCTCAGATCGCACGGCTCGAACCCCCGGGTGGATTCGAGTTGCCCGTGAGGCCCGCTGCTGAGGCGTGCCGACCGTATTCCGGGAGGCGACGGGAAGGAGCCGCTGATGAGCGTCGAGGCGATCATGCACACCGAGTTCCCCGAGGGATACGCGGTCTTCATCGGTGCCGACGGGAAGATGATCATGACCCCGCGGAGCCTGGAGCACTCCAGCACGATCCGCTCCATGCAGATCGACACGCTCGCACTGGGACGTCACGCCAAGGTGACTTCCGACGTGTACATCGACTTCCCCGCCGACGAGAACTCCGCACCCGATCTCGCGATCCTGCGCGAGGACTCCCAGAGGGTGGGCAAGCGCTACAGCTTCGAGGACGTCCTGCTGATCGCGGAGGTGGTGTCGGTCTCCTCGGCGCGCAAGGACTACGACGACTGCACCGCCAAGTACGGCCGCTACGGCATCCCCGTCTACCTGGTGGTGGACCCGTACGCCGGGGAGGTCGTCGTCCACACCCAGTCCACCGGAACCGGCTACATCGCGGCGCACACGCACAAGTACGGCACCGGCAAGCTCCCCATCGAGCTGGCCGACGGGCGCACCTTCACCCTCGACCTGGACGAGCTTCCCCGGCCCGAACCGGAGACCGGCGCGCGCTGACGAGCTGGCTGCTGGTGGCCGGGAACACCAGATCTGCGCTGTTGCCGAGGCTCTCGGGCACGGTACCCCTGGTGACGCGCGAGCGACGCGGAGCGGCAGGCGCGAGGTACGCCGCCCGTTCAGCGGCCGAGCGGGCGCAGGAAGGTGAGCACGGACTCCTTCTCCTCGATCAACGGTTGGAGCGCCGCGTTGAAGGGCGGGCCGTAGGGTGCCGCCAAGTGGGTCTGGAAGGCGGCTTCGTGCGCGTACACCTCGAAGATCCAGTACGCCCGGGGGCTGGATTCCTTGGTGAATACCTCGAAGGCCAGGTTCCCGGGTTCTTCACGGACGCGAGCGGCGTACTCCTTGACCAGTTCGGCGACGTGTTCCTCACTTCCGGGGCGCACGGTGAACTCGGCCAACAGCGTTTTCTTCATGTCCTGTCTCCTGTCTCTCGCCGGTAATACCGGTACGGGGAACGGCGCGGAGGCGGGCTTCCGGGGGCCGGTACCCCGCCTCCGCGCCGTCAGCGGACCTGCACGGCGGTCAGTCGCGGTACGACCGCACCTGCCAGACCTTGGCCCTGTCCAGGCGTACGGAGCCGCCTTCGGCGAAGATCCGGACGCCGTCGCTGTCCGGGCTGGGGAAGATCTGGTCCGTGATCACGGCCTCGCCTTCGCCGCCGAACACCTCGACCGAGGACCAGTCGACCAGGATGCGGAGCTCGATCTTGCCGTTCCGGGGAGTCAGCGGTGCGCGCTGGACGCCGGGGAAGTCGCCGTGGAAGTCGACCGCACCCGAACGCGTCCGGTCGACGTACAGCTCCCGCGTCTTGTTGTCGTAGCCGATGACGGTCTCCTGGCCTTCGCCCGTGCGGACCTTGAACCCGAAACGCTCGGCGTCACCAAGGGTGAATGTCGCCCGGATGTCGAGCGCCTTGCCGTCGGCCCGGCCCGCTGCCAACGGCACGGATCCTTCCGCGATCCTGATGTCGCGCGCGCTGAACGAGGAGCCGTGGAGCGACTCCACGGTGGACACCGGCTGCTGCGTCAGTCGGAGCCGGCCGTCCACGGTGCGCAGAGCCATCTCGCGCGGGACGCTCTGCGCGCTGCGCCAGGGGGAGGTCGGGATGTCGTTGCCGTACTGCCAGTTGTTCATCCAGCCGATCATGCGGCGCTTGCCGTCCGGGGCGTTCTCCCAGGAAACGGCGGCGTAGTAGTCCTTGCCGTAGTCGACCCAGTCGGCCCGCTGGAGACTTGAGACGGCCGGTTGGTCGGCGGCGACGAAGTGGTCGGCCAGGACGTGGCCCCAGCCGGCCGTGTTCATGTCGACGATCTGGAGGGTGGCCTGCTTGCCCTGGTGGGCGCGGAGGTCGAAGGAGGTCCAGTCCAGGCTGCCGCTGTCAGCGCCGGTCCTGCTCTGGACGACCTTTCCGTCGATGAGGAGATTGACCGTGGTCTCTGTCGAGCGGGGCCGTGCGGGGGTGTCGGACAGCATGACCTGGTCGAGCAGGATGTGCCCCCAGCCACCGGTGTTCTCGTCGACGACCTCGATGTGCGCGGTCCGGCCGGCGAGGTCGCCGAGGTCCCAGGAGACCCAGTTGAGCGACTCCGAGTCGGTGCCGGTGGCGCTGCGTACCGTCCTGCCGTCGACGACGAGCCGGACGGCGGTGGGCGCGGCGGATCCGGAGGGGTGATTGCCCCCGCCGATGAGGAGGTTGAGATGCTTCGCGGTGACGGTGAACTCGGGCGAGGTGAGGGTGCCCGTGGTCGCGTCGCCGCCCAGGAACGTGTTCACCAGGCCGCCGCCCTCGTGTCCGGACACCTCGTGCTGCCCGGGCAGGGTGCCGGGTGCGGGGCCGTCGCCGAAGGCGGTGCCTGTGGCCGTCCAGGAGCCGTACGTGTCCTGCTCGAAGTCGGCGAGGGTCTCTCCCGCGGGGGCGGGGGAGCCGCCCATCACGGAGCCGGGGACGTGCGGGTGACGGCCGCCGGCCACCTTGAAGTTGAGGTATGGGCTGTCGACAGTGAAGGGCGGTGAGGTGAGGATGCCGGTCTCGGCGTCGCCGTTGTGGAAGCTGTCGACGAGTCCCATGCCCTCGAAGCCGCTCGTGCCCGACGTCCCGGGCGCGGGCGCGGGGACCGGTCCCTCGCCGAAGGCGGTGCCGGTCGTCTGCCAGGTGCCGTAGTCGGCGCCTTCGAAGTCCTGCACCACTACTCCGGGCGGAGGCGTGTAGGAGCCGTCGTCGTCGGGCGTGAACCGCGTGCCGTCGAAGTCGCCGACGAAGTACTGGGCGGCCGAACCACCGGCGATGCCACCGGGGTTGATGTTGACGACGAGTACCCCCTTGACGCGCTTGGGGTCGCCGTCGACGGGCAGCGGGAACAGGTCCGGGCACTCCCAGACGCCGCCCACCGTGTTCTGCGGGCCGAAGTCGCTGAGATGCGTCCAGCTCTTGAGGTCCTTGGAGGAGTAGAATTGGACCCTGTGCTCGGTGGACAACGACACCGTCATCAGCCAGCTCTTGGTGGGTGCGTACCACTGGACCTTGGGGTCGCGGAACTCCTTCGATCCGATGTCGAGCACCGGGTTCCCGGCGTACTTGGTCCAGGTGCGGCCGCGGTCGGTGCTGTACGCCAGGGACTGGGCCTGCTTGCCGCTGTCCTTGTAGTGGCTGGTGTAGACGGCCACTATGGCGGGGTTCTCCGTGGTCCCGAACCCCGTGGTGTTGTCGTGGTCGACGACGGCGCTGCCCGAGAAGACCATCTCCTGGTCGTCGTGCGGGATGGCGAGGGTGAGTTCCCGCCAGTGCACCAGGTCCGTGCTGACGGCGTGGCCCCAGGACATGTTGCCCCAGGTGTTTCCGCTCGGGTTGTACTGGTAGAAGAGGTGGTACTCGCCCTGGAACCAGACCAGTCCGTTGGGGTCGTTCATCCAGTTCTTCGCGGGGCTGAAGTGGAACTGCGGGCGGTACGACTCCGTGTACGGCCGGCTGTCCTCCGCCGCCGCCTGCGGGGCGACGGCGGTGACGGTGAGCGCGCAGGTCGCGGCCGCGGCGGCGACGAGGCGCAGCGGGACACGACGGCGAGCGGGGACTCGGCTCATTGTTTCTCCTGCACTGGGGGCGGCGGCGTCGAGTCCGCGTCCGCTGCGGGCGTACGACGTCGGGGGATTCGCAGTGCCGGGCGGTGGGGGCGACCCGGGAAGCGGGATGTCATCGATGACATGTGACAGCGATGACATCCGCTGGGGAGTGATGATGTGCGGGCTCCGGGCGGCGCGTCAATGGCCTGGGCCGAGTTCGTTCGGACCGCTGGTTCAGCCGGCGGCGTGTCCGATCGCGGGTGCCGGCAGGCGCAGTTGGCCGGCCCAGGGCGGGTTCGGCCCGGCGACGCCGCAGGTCAGCGCGGCCACCTGGGAGGCGAAGACGCAGGCGTCGAAGACGTCGTCGACCCGAAGGTCCGTCTGGCGCCCACCGAGGAGCCCCTTGGTGCCGAGGTGGTGCAGGAGCCCTGCGGTGAAGGAGTCGCCGGCTCCGACGGTGTCGATCACGGCGGTCGGGGGCGCCGGTACGGAGGTCCGCTCGCCGTTCAGCGAGGCGACCGCGCCGCGCTCCCCGCGGGTGATCACGACGAGCGGGACGCCCGCCGTGTGCCAGGCGTCGCAGGCTCGCTCGATCGTGTACCCGGGCAGCAGCAGTTCCAGGTCGTCCTCGCTCAGCCGGAGGATGTCCGCGAGCGCGCACCAGCGCGGCAGGCGTTCGCGGTAGACCTCCGGTGCCACGAGCAGCGGCCGGACGTTCGGATCGATGGAGATCGTGGCCGTGGCGGAGGCGCGGGCGAGGAACTCCTCGACGATCATGGCGCCGGGCTCGCGCACCAGGGCCAGGGAGCCCGAGTGCAGGCAGGCTGTGGAGGCGAGGTCCGTCGTGGCGAGTTCGTCCGCCGTCCACTGCCAGTCCGCGGTGCCCTGGGCGTGGAACGAGTACGCGGCCCGGCCCTGGGCGTCGAGCTCGGCGACGGCCAGCGTGCTGGGCTCGGCCGCGCGTACGGCGGCCGTGAGGTCGACCCCC
The sequence above is a segment of the Streptomyces sp. NBC_01255 genome. Coding sequences within it:
- a CDS encoding carbohydrate kinase family protein, whose protein sequence is MRLPLVTVLGECVADAFAVPAPTPGELALQVLPGGGPANTAVALARLGTPARFLARLSDDVFGRLFRDHLEASGVDLTAAVRAAEPSTLAVAELDAQGRAAYSFHAQGTADWQWTADELATTDLASTACLHSGSLALVREPGAMIVEEFLARASATATISIDPNVRPLLVAPEVYRERLPRWCALADILRLSEDDLELLLPGYTIERACDAWHTAGVPLVVITRGERGAVASLNGERTSVPAPPTAVIDTVGAGDSFTAGLLHHLGTKGLLGGRQTDLRVDDVFDACVFASQVAALTCGVAGPNPPWAGQLRLPAPAIGHAAG
- a CDS encoding Uma2 family endonuclease — encoded protein: MSVEAIMHTEFPEGYAVFIGADGKMIMTPRSLEHSSTIRSMQIDTLALGRHAKVTSDVYIDFPADENSAPDLAILREDSQRVGKRYSFEDVLLIAEVVSVSSARKDYDDCTAKYGRYGIPVYLVVDPYAGEVVVHTQSTGTGYIAAHTHKYGTGKLPIELADGRTFTLDLDELPRPEPETGAR
- a CDS encoding GH32 C-terminal domain-containing protein yields the protein MSRVPARRRVPLRLVAAAAATCALTVTAVAPQAAAEDSRPYTESYRPQFHFSPAKNWMNDPNGLVWFQGEYHLFYQYNPSGNTWGNMSWGHAVSTDLVHWRELTLAIPHDDQEMVFSGSAVVDHDNTTGFGTTENPAIVAVYTSHYKDSGKQAQSLAYSTDRGRTWTKYAGNPVLDIGSKEFRDPKVQWYAPTKSWLMTVSLSTEHRVQFYSSKDLKSWTHLSDFGPQNTVGGVWECPDLFPLPVDGDPKRVKGVLVVNINPGGIAGGSAAQYFVGDFDGTRFTPDDDGSYTPPPGVVVQDFEGADYGTWQTTGTAFGEGPVPAPAPGTSGTSGFEGMGLVDSFHNGDAETGILTSPPFTVDSPYLNFKVAGGRHPHVPGSVMGGSPAPAGETLADFEQDTYGSWTATGTAFGDGPAPGTLPGQHEVSGHEGGGLVNTFLGGDATTGTLTSPEFTVTAKHLNLLIGGGNHPSGSAAPTAVRLVVDGRTVRSATGTDSESLNWVSWDLGDLAGRTAHIEVVDENTGGWGHILLDQVMLSDTPARPRSTETTVNLLIDGKVVQSRTGADSGSLDWTSFDLRAHQGKQATLQIVDMNTAGWGHVLADHFVAADQPAVSSLQRADWVDYGKDYYAAVSWENAPDGKRRMIGWMNNWQYGNDIPTSPWRSAQSVPREMALRTVDGRLRLTQQPVSTVESLHGSSFSARDIRIAEGSVPLAAGRADGKALDIRATFTLGDAERFGFKVRTGEGQETVIGYDNKTRELYVDRTRSGAVDFHGDFPGVQRAPLTPRNGKIELRILVDWSSVEVFGGEGEAVITDQIFPSPDSDGVRIFAEGGSVRLDRAKVWQVRSYRD
- a CDS encoding putative quinol monooxygenase, which codes for MKKTLLAEFTVRPGSEEHVAELVKEYAARVREEPGNLAFEVFTKESSPRAYWIFEVYAHEAAFQTHLAAPYGPPFNAALQPLIEEKESVLTFLRPLGR